In the Bradyrhizobium guangzhouense genome, one interval contains:
- the trxB gene encoding thioredoxin-disulfide reductase, translating into MSAPVHAKVVIIGSGPAGYTAAIYAARAMLEPILIQGMQAGGQLTITTDVENYPGFADVIQGPWLMEQMEKQAVHVGTRIVTDLVVKLDTSQRPFRLTCDSGDVYLADTVILATGAQARWLGLPSEAKFQGGGVSACATCDGFFYRNKEVVVVGGGNTAVEEALYLTNHASQVTIVHRRDHFRAERILQERLFKHPKIRVIWDSAVDEICGTENPNKVTHVRLKNVKTGALSDVKTDGVFIAIGHAPATELVKDAVKLKPSGYVEVAPNSTATSVPGLFAAGDVADETYRQAVTAAGLGCMAALEAERFLALRASERAAAE; encoded by the coding sequence ATGTCCGCTCCCGTTCATGCAAAGGTCGTCATCATTGGCTCCGGCCCCGCCGGCTACACCGCCGCGATCTACGCTGCGCGCGCGATGCTCGAGCCGATCCTGATCCAGGGCATGCAGGCCGGCGGCCAGCTCACCATCACCACCGACGTCGAGAACTACCCGGGCTTCGCCGACGTGATCCAGGGCCCCTGGCTGATGGAGCAGATGGAGAAGCAGGCGGTGCATGTCGGCACCAGGATCGTCACGGACCTGGTGGTCAAGCTCGACACCTCGCAGCGGCCGTTCCGGCTTACCTGCGACTCCGGCGATGTCTATCTCGCCGACACCGTGATCCTCGCCACCGGCGCACAGGCGCGCTGGCTCGGGCTGCCTTCTGAAGCAAAGTTCCAGGGCGGCGGCGTCTCGGCCTGCGCCACCTGCGACGGCTTCTTCTACCGCAACAAGGAGGTCGTGGTGGTCGGCGGCGGCAATACCGCGGTCGAGGAAGCGCTGTACCTGACCAACCACGCCTCGCAGGTCACGATCGTGCATCGTCGCGACCACTTCCGCGCCGAGCGCATCCTGCAGGAGCGCCTGTTCAAGCATCCGAAGATCAGGGTGATCTGGGACTCCGCGGTCGACGAGATCTGCGGCACCGAGAACCCGAACAAGGTCACCCATGTGCGCCTCAAGAACGTCAAGACCGGCGCGCTGTCGGATGTGAAGACCGACGGCGTGTTCATCGCCATCGGCCACGCCCCGGCGACCGAGCTGGTGAAAGACGCCGTCAAGCTGAAACCGTCGGGCTATGTCGAGGTGGCCCCGAACTCGACGGCGACTTCCGTGCCCGGCCTGTTCGCCGCCGGCGACGTCGCTGACGAAACCTATCGCCAGGCCGTGACGGCCGCAGGCCTCGGCTGCATGGCAGCGCTCGAGGCCGAACGTTTCTTGGCCCTGCGCGCCAGCGAGCGCGCGGCAGCGGAATAA
- a CDS encoding AEC family transporter yields the protein MATVLIVAPVFALIAAGYASVLFRFVSEGAHKGISEFAFSIAIPALLFRTIVVSEFPDVSPWRMWGAYYGALALTWIAALAISALIRERREDREDGVVFAIGSVYGNIVMLGIPLVLSALGNEAAGPMSLILSVNTPLLWLCGILQMELVSRKRTGSVLSVIWPILADLAKNPLMLGIGFGVIWRFTGLGLNPVVDKTIELLAQAGSPAALIALGITLFRFEVKGEMTSVAAISALKLLAMPAVAFALAKLLNLPPIVTGVVVLFAAMPTGANAYIFAVQYQRMVNPVSGAVALCTLLAAATLPVVVMVVAGVR from the coding sequence ATGGCCACCGTGTTGATCGTCGCGCCGGTGTTTGCACTGATCGCGGCCGGCTATGCATCGGTGCTGTTTCGCTTCGTCTCCGAGGGCGCGCACAAGGGCATCTCCGAATTCGCCTTCAGCATCGCGATCCCCGCGCTGCTGTTCCGCACCATCGTCGTCTCGGAATTCCCCGACGTCAGCCCGTGGCGCATGTGGGGCGCCTATTACGGCGCGCTCGCCCTCACCTGGATCGCGGCGCTTGCGATCTCCGCGCTGATCCGCGAACGGCGCGAGGACCGCGAGGACGGCGTCGTGTTCGCGATCGGCTCGGTCTACGGCAACATCGTCATGCTGGGGATTCCGCTGGTGCTCTCCGCACTCGGCAACGAGGCCGCCGGCCCGATGTCGCTGATCCTGTCGGTGAACACGCCGCTGCTCTGGCTGTGCGGCATCCTGCAGATGGAGCTGGTCAGCCGCAAGCGCACCGGCTCCGTGCTCTCGGTGATCTGGCCGATCCTGGCGGATCTCGCGAAGAACCCGCTGATGCTCGGCATCGGCTTCGGCGTGATCTGGCGCTTTACTGGTCTGGGCCTCAACCCCGTCGTCGACAAGACGATCGAGCTGCTCGCGCAGGCGGGCTCGCCGGCCGCCCTGATCGCGCTCGGCATCACGCTGTTTCGGTTCGAGGTGAAAGGTGAGATGACAAGCGTCGCCGCGATCAGCGCACTCAAGCTGCTGGCGATGCCGGCAGTGGCCTTCGCGCTGGCCAAGCTCTTGAACCTGCCTCCAATCGTAACAGGCGTCGTCGTGCTGTTCGCGGCGATGCCGACGGGCGCCAATGCGTACATCTTCGCGGTTCAGTATCAGCGGATGGTGAACCCCGTGTCCGGCGCGGTGGCGCTGTGCACGCTGCTGGCGGCGGCGACGTTGCCGGTGGTGGTGATGGTGGTGGCGGGGGTGAGGTAG
- a CDS encoding ParA family protein — translation MNVIVFASRKGGSGKSTLAAHLAAQIKASKQVMLVDADPQGSLTLWHKLRGTNEPPIKAAVNSVSGIVSAAKRDGYEWVLIDTPPNLSAVVDDAIKNATMVVIPARPGVFDVNAVQETIQMCRAARKPYAVVLNGAPARRDESESPIVTIAREALAKFRAPVWGGQITNRSDLLMALSHGEGAREYQAESRAAQEIARLWAAIERSVKAIRGTASASGAMHKQAA, via the coding sequence ATGAACGTTATTGTTTTTGCATCGCGTAAAGGCGGCTCGGGCAAGAGTACCCTGGCCGCACATCTCGCTGCGCAGATCAAGGCGAGCAAGCAGGTGATGCTGGTGGATGCGGATCCGCAAGGTTCGCTGACGCTGTGGCACAAGCTGCGCGGCACCAACGAGCCGCCGATCAAGGCGGCCGTGAACTCGGTCAGCGGCATCGTCTCCGCGGCCAAGCGCGACGGTTACGAGTGGGTGCTGATCGACACGCCGCCGAATCTCTCGGCCGTGGTCGACGACGCGATCAAGAACGCCACGATGGTCGTCATCCCGGCAAGGCCCGGCGTGTTCGACGTCAACGCGGTGCAGGAAACCATCCAGATGTGCCGCGCAGCGCGCAAGCCGTACGCGGTCGTGCTCAACGGCGCTCCGGCGCGCCGCGACGAGTCCGAAAGCCCGATCGTCACCATCGCCCGCGAGGCGCTGGCCAAGTTCCGCGCTCCGGTCTGGGGCGGTCAGATCACCAATCGTTCGGATTTGTTGATGGCACTCAGCCACGGCGAAGGCGCGCGTGAGTATCAGGCCGAAAGCCGTGCGGCCCAGGAAATTGCGAGACTGTGGGCGGCGATCGAGCGTTCAGTGAAGGCCATTCGCGGCACGGCGTCGGCATCGGGCGCCATGCACAAGCAGGCGGCATAA
- a CDS encoding LysR family transcriptional regulator yields MPRTRDGFTDMDWDKLKVFHAAAEAGSFTHAGEQLGLSQSAVSRQVSALEQELSVSLFHRHARGLILTEQGDLLFRTAHDVFMQLQAARAKLTDSRERPSGDLKITTTPGVGINWLIPRLGEFTALYPEIRISLIVTDEELDLSMREADVAIRTRKPTQPDLIQRKLFAMGFHAYCSPDYIKRFGTPRTLEELDSHRIITLSDGNFAPHLQNRNWLVEAARNGSGPREAYFKVNNILGLVRACQQGLGIAALPDYLIEEQSRLVQLFGESDSIQLDTYFVYPEELKTVARVQVFRDFVVSKAQRWPS; encoded by the coding sequence ATGCCCCGAACACGCGACGGATTTACGGATATGGACTGGGACAAGCTGAAGGTATTTCACGCTGCGGCAGAAGCGGGCAGCTTCACGCATGCGGGAGAGCAGCTCGGCCTGTCGCAATCGGCGGTGTCACGCCAGGTCTCGGCACTGGAGCAGGAGCTCTCGGTCTCGCTGTTCCACCGCCATGCCCGCGGCCTGATCCTCACGGAGCAGGGCGACCTGTTGTTCCGCACCGCGCATGACGTGTTCATGCAGCTGCAGGCGGCGCGTGCCAAACTGACCGACAGCCGCGAGCGGCCGAGCGGCGATCTCAAGATCACCACCACGCCCGGCGTCGGCATCAACTGGCTGATCCCGCGGCTCGGCGAATTCACCGCACTCTACCCGGAAATCCGGATTTCGCTGATCGTCACCGACGAGGAGCTGGATCTCTCCATGCGCGAGGCCGACGTTGCGATCCGGACCCGCAAGCCGACGCAGCCGGATCTCATCCAGCGCAAGCTTTTCGCGATGGGCTTCCACGCCTATTGCTCGCCTGATTACATCAAGCGCTTCGGCACGCCGCGCACGCTGGAGGAGCTCGACTCCCACCGCATCATCACGCTCTCCGACGGCAACTTCGCGCCGCATTTGCAGAACCGCAATTGGCTGGTCGAAGCTGCGCGCAACGGCTCGGGTCCGCGCGAGGCCTATTTCAAGGTCAACAACATCCTCGGTCTGGTGCGCGCCTGCCAGCAGGGTCTCGGCATCGCCGCGCTGCCGGATTATTTGATCGAAGAACAGAGCCGCCTCGTACAACTGTTCGGCGAATCGGATTCGATCCAGCTCGATACCTACTTCGTCTATCCGGAAGAGCTGAAGACGGTCGCACGCGTGCAGGTGTTCCGCGACTTCGTGGTGAGCAAGGCGCAGCGCTGGCCGTCCTGA
- a CDS encoding 4-hydroxy-tetrahydrodipicolinate synthase family protein, with amino-acid sequence MTDLRTRMHGLWLPLVTPFRNGRLDENSLRRLTRHYATQSIDGFILGATSGEGMTLREAELERLVAIVRDEMAAGLRNVPIGLGLSGADTSRMKERLDATADWPIDFYLIASPYYVRPSQRGILAHFEALADHAAWPLALYNIPYRCAVGITNQSLLRLAEHPNIVGLKDCGASREQSIALLRDRPKGFGVLTGEDANYFEALGDGADGGILLSAHLETATFAAVYSEIKQGNHDAAEARWQEVAELTRLLFTEPSPAPAKYWLWRTGLIDSPEVRLPMVEVSSELAAALDREIARRVKVAA; translated from the coding sequence ATGACTGATTTGCGAACTCGCATGCATGGGCTGTGGCTGCCGCTGGTGACGCCGTTTCGGAACGGTCGTCTCGACGAGAACTCGCTGCGGCGGCTGACGCGGCACTACGCCACGCAAAGCATCGACGGCTTCATCCTGGGGGCGACCTCGGGCGAAGGCATGACGCTGCGCGAGGCCGAGCTCGAACGCCTCGTCGCCATCGTCCGCGACGAGATGGCGGCCGGCCTCCGCAATGTTCCGATCGGCCTCGGGCTCTCGGGCGCGGACACCTCGCGGATGAAGGAGCGGCTCGACGCGACCGCGGACTGGCCGATCGACTTCTATCTGATCGCGAGCCCCTATTACGTGCGGCCGTCGCAGCGCGGCATCCTGGCGCATTTCGAGGCGCTGGCCGATCACGCCGCCTGGCCGCTCGCGCTCTACAACATCCCCTATCGCTGCGCCGTCGGCATCACCAACCAGAGCCTGCTGCGGCTCGCCGAGCATCCCAACATCGTCGGCCTGAAGGATTGCGGCGCGAGCCGCGAGCAGTCGATCGCATTGCTGCGCGACCGGCCGAAGGGCTTTGGCGTCCTCACCGGCGAGGACGCGAACTACTTCGAGGCGCTCGGCGACGGCGCCGACGGCGGCATCCTGCTGTCCGCGCATCTGGAGACCGCGACCTTCGCGGCGGTCTATAGCGAGATCAAGCAAGGCAACCACGATGCGGCAGAGGCGCGCTGGCAGGAGGTCGCGGAGCTGACGCGGCTGCTGTTCACCGAGCCGAGCCCGGCGCCGGCAAAGTACTGGCTGTGGCGGACAGGCCTGATCGACAGCCCCGAGGTGCGGCTTCCCATGGTGGAAGTCAGCAGCGAACTCGCCGCCGCGCTCGACCGCGAGATCGCGCGGCGGGTCAAGGTTGCGGCGTAA
- the tenA gene encoding thiaminase II, which yields MSFFERLKTAASAEWRAYTEHPFTNGLADGSLPEAAFRHYLVQDYLFLIEFARAYALAVYKSPRLADMREAAAGLSAILDVEMDLHVKLCAGWGLSPADLEQAPPAAEMLAYTRYVLDAGMRGDLLALKVALAPCVIGYAEIATRLASLPLADATTNAYRVWIAEYAGVPYQEVAAKARAHMEHLADRYATPAREAELIAIFKEATRLEADFWEMAWRAGQPVESLLRL from the coding sequence GTGAGTTTCTTCGAGCGTCTCAAGACAGCAGCCTCCGCTGAGTGGCGGGCCTACACCGAGCATCCCTTCACGAACGGGTTGGCGGACGGCTCGCTCCCCGAAGCGGCGTTCCGTCACTACCTCGTTCAGGACTATCTGTTCCTCATCGAGTTTGCCCGCGCCTACGCGCTCGCGGTCTACAAGTCGCCCAGACTTGCCGACATGCGTGAAGCAGCAGCCGGCCTTTCGGCCATCCTCGATGTCGAGATGGACCTGCATGTGAAGCTCTGCGCCGGTTGGGGTCTGTCCCCGGCCGATCTTGAACAGGCCCCTCCGGCGGCCGAGATGCTGGCCTATACACGCTACGTGCTAGATGCAGGAATGCGCGGCGATCTGCTGGCGCTCAAGGTGGCGCTCGCGCCTTGCGTGATCGGCTACGCGGAGATCGCAACGCGGCTCGCCTCGCTCCCCCTCGCGGACGCTACCACGAACGCCTACCGCGTCTGGATCGCCGAGTACGCCGGCGTGCCGTACCAGGAGGTCGCGGCCAAGGCGCGGGCGCATATGGAGCATCTTGCCGATCGCTACGCCACGCCGGCCCGCGAGGCCGAGCTGATTGCGATCTTCAAGGAAGCCACCCGGCTGGAGGCCGACTTCTGGGAGATGGCCTGGCGCGCGGGCCAGCCTGTTGAAAGCCTGTTGCGCCTGTAA